The following are encoded together in the Glycine max cultivar Williams 82 chromosome 8, Glycine_max_v4.0, whole genome shotgun sequence genome:
- the LOC106799682 gene encoding uncharacterized protein yields MGHKPSQKVSLSFFGPLYRNINKGYNLVFFIFGVSLGIAAVLCLNLSFSLQAFLYPVITPITTILPSPLSSSRLLSVTAPPSLKSFSSSQNTMFNSPSIELKTSLMHNMTYQELFLKASSMISGTQDFTEQTVPKVAFMFLARGPLPLAPLWEKFFKGHDGFYSIYLHQHPCFSETMPEDSVFYGRNIPSEVSLPLLIFISLQTHHKHGVIHAT; encoded by the coding sequence ATGGGGCATAAACCATCTCAGAAAGTTTCTCTGTCATTCTTTGGTCCCTTGTATAGGAACATAAACAAAGGGTATAACTTGGTCTTCTTTATATTTGGTGTATCACTAGGAATTGCTGCAGTCTTATGCCTTAACCTATCTTTCAGTTTACAGGCCTTTCTGTATCCTGTGATTACCCCAATCACAACAATTCTTCCATCACCATTATCATCATCAAGACTATTATCTGTGACTGCACCACCATCATTGAAATCATTTTCTTCATCGCAGAACACAATGTTCAACTCTCCTagtattgaattaaaaacatcTCTCATGCACAACATGACCTACCAAGAGTTGTTCCTCAAAGCATCATCCATGATTTCAGGTACTCAAGATTTTACCGAGCAAACCGTTCCAAAAGTGGCCTTCATGTTCTTGGCAAGAGGTCCACTACCCCTGGCACCCTTGTGGGAGAAATTCTTCAAAGGCCATGATGGATTTTACTCCATTTACCTGCACCAACATCCTTGTTTCAGTGAAACCATGCCTGAAGATTCAGTATTCTATGGAAGAAATATTCCTAGCGAGGTTAGCTTGCCATTGCTtatattcatttctcttcaaaCCCATCATAAGCACGGTGTAATTCATGCAACATGA
- the LOC100810653 gene encoding glycosyltransferase BC10, giving the protein NVSCQRQLVVWGAPSLMDAGKRLLANALMDLSNQRFVLLSESCIPLFGFRTIYDYLMNSTMSFLDSNDDPGYNARGRYCPKMWPIINITDWRKGSQWFEVHRELAIHIVSDTKYYPIVQHYCTSPCFAEEHFIPTFVHMMYPQLSSNSSITWVDWSRGGPHPRTFGPNDITEAFLNHMRFGSTCVYVGNISNMCFLFARKFHPSALKPLLLLLSPLLLGIDT; this is encoded by the coding sequence AATGTTTCCTGTCAACGGCAGCTAGTGGTCTGGGGTGCACCATCATTGATGGATGCCGGAAAACGTCTTCTAGCAAATGCACTGATGGACTTATCCAATCAACGTTTTGTTCTGCTTTCAGAATCCTGCATTCCGTTATTTGGCTTCAGAACCATATATGACTATCTCATGAACTCAACCATGAGCTTCTTAGACTCTAATGATGACCCAGGATACAATGCCAGAGGAAGATACTGCCCAAAAATGTGGCCTATAATTAACATAACCGATTGGAGAAAAGGGTCTCAATGGTTTGAGGTGCATCGTGAGCTTGCCATTCACATTGTATCTGACACCAAATACTACCCTATAGTTCAACACTATTGCACTTCACCATGCTTTGCAGAAGAGCATTTTATACCAACTTTTGTGCATATGATGTACCCTCAATTAAGCTCCAATAGTAGCATCACGTGGGTGGATTGGTCAAGGGGTGGCCCTCATCCTCGAACATTTGGGCCGAATGATATTACAGAAGCGTTTTTGAACCACATGCGGTTTGGATCAACATGTGTTTATGTAGGCAATATCAGCAACATGTGCTTCCTTTTTGCAAGAAAGTTTCATCCAAGTGCATTAAAGCCTCTATTATTGCTATTGTCTCCATTGTTGCTTGGTATTGATACTTAA